TACGTTAAACTACTTACTTCTACAATGAGATACTGTACCTGGGACTGGCTTTCCAGGTTAAAAACAAAACGGGGGCTTCTGCCATCAAACAGTTTATCGTCCATAAAAATCTCCTCATTCCCTCCCTCATCAAAAAGATCATATGCAGGGTCATCTGATTTTATATAAGCAGCGCGGCCATACTTTGTCACAACAAAAGGACCATTTGGTGTTGTCTGCCCTCCGTAAGCACCAAAAATGCGGATCCTGTAATAATTCTTTTCGCCTGCTTTATCATGTAGCTGCAATATCACTTTATTGTCTACATCTATTCCATTAATAGGTACTTCAATGCGTTTCAATTCCCCGATCACCGCACTGTCCGGTATTACATCAGTACCTTCTGCCAGCTCCATACCAGGAACAGCGGCCGTTACTTTATAAGTATGCCCGGCCTCCACTTTGGTAGTGCTGCAGTAATAATCGAAATAATTTATTGTTCTAAGCGTTAGCGTTTCTTTTAACTGATCATTATCGAATAACTGAACGATCGCATCTTTTGGCTCAGGAAAACTATTCGTATTTGCCAGCTTGCCGGACAGGGTGATCCTTGCATAAATAACGCTGTCTTTATTCATCAGCACATTGATCACCGGTTTATTGGCTTCAGAGGGAATATCGATGATCACCCCTGTTTCACACGCCAGGAAACTGGTGGTAACACATAGTAAAATTATATAGTGTAGGTAGCGCATGTCTAGAATTTTAAATTATAGGAAAAACTGGGCATAATGGGAAGAAGTGTTGTACCTGTCAGCACTGCTTCCTTACGTTCTTTGTGGTAAGTGTCCAGCAGATAAAAGAAAGCATTCTTTTGGTTATAAGCATTTAACACGCTTACATTCCAGGTACGGATATTACCATTCCGTTTGTGGCGGATAAAATTAACACCCAGGTCAAGCCGGTGAAAAGGTGCAATACGCATGTTATTTCTGCCATTGACATATTCAATATTGTCCAGGTAATTCCCATTAACCGGGCGTATGGGATCCCGTACTGTTTCATATTCTGCCAGCGGTATGGTAAAGGGTTGTGCGCTCTGGAAGGTCCATACACCCGTCAGCTCAATATTCTTCCGCAGTTTGTACATCCCTACAAGATGGAGATCATGACGGCGATCGTATTTATAAGGGAATCTTTTTCCGAAGTTCACTTCGGGCAAATTGCGGTAGGACCATGCCCAGGTATATGCCATCCAACCGGTGAAACGCCCCGTTTTCTTTTGCAGCAATACTTCCAGGCCATAGGCTTCTCCTGTTCCGTTGGTCACCTGCTCCTGCCAGGTTTCGTTCCTGCTGCTGGCCACGTAATCCGCTCCTTCCTTATATTCTATCACGTTCTGCATGCGTTTGTAATATCCTTCAACGGAAAACTCAAATTTGTTGCGAAAAACATTCCGTGCGATACCTATTGCATATTGATCTGCCTGTTGCGGTAAGATCTTTTTCGTGGCGGGCACCCACAGATCTGTTGGTAATGTAATAGAATTATTAGCCAGCAGGTGAATATATTGGGTCATTCTTGTATAGGAAGCTTTTAATCCCCAATCGCCAGGTAACAGGTAACGCATGCTTATCCTGGGTTGCAGTGAATTATAGAAACGCCCCTGCACCAGGAATCCACTCCAATGCAAACCGGCATTCACTTTAAACTTCTTATGAATGGTCCAGTCATCCTCTGCATACAGGTCTATTTCAGAGCCATGTATATTGCGGTTATCGCTGAGCGAATCCATGGTTACCGTTCCGTTTTCCGTTTTCCTTTGCCTGATGGTGCCGGGTGAAAATATGCGGAACATATAAGACGATCCCATCCGTATAGAATGTGCGGGCCGCGGTCTGTAGTCGAAGTCAATTTTGGCGCCATAATCCTGGATACCGGAATTCAGCTGCAACTTGTCTGCAATCATTTCTCCCTGGTACAGGTTCTCATTGTATGTGCTTGTTTTAAACTGGTAGCGCGAGCCCAGCAGCATCGTATTAGCAAAAAGATTTTTGGAGAAAACGTGGTTCCAGCGAACAGTACCTGTAGTGTTCCCCCATAGTATAAGGAAATCTGATGCCCTGCGATAGTTGTCAGGGATCTTGATCTCTAATTTTTCTGACACCCGCAATTTATCCCGGCCATGGTATAAGCTGAAAAACAACCTGTCTTTATCAGAGATCACATGCTGTACTTTGGCATTCAGGTCATAAAAATACATGGTGAACTTATCAATCTCTCTGTCGTAGCTATTTTTTATAAAGGGTTTGGCAACAAGGTCTGTATACGTACGGCGCCCGGAAACAATGAAAGAGGTTTTGTCCTTTTTTATCGGCCCTTCTACTGTTGCCTGTGAGGCCAGCAGGCCAATGGTAAAATCGCCATGCAGTTCACGCATATCCCCGTCTTTTGTAGATACATCCACTACAGAAGAAAGCCTGCCACCATACCTGGCAGGGAAAGCACCTTTATACAAGGTAACATCTTTCAGGGCACTGGTATTGAAGGTAGAGAAGATGCCCAGCAGATGCGAAGGATTATACAAAGGCGCACCATCCAGCAGGATCAGGTTCTGATCAGGAGTACCTCCACGCACCAGTAATGCGCTGGTGCCCTCTGCACCTTGTTTTACACCCGGTAATAATTGCAATGTTTTCAGCAGGTCCGCCTCTCCGAAAAAACGGGGCATCGCTGCGATCTGGCTGGCTGGCAGATTGATCATACTCATCTGTGATGACTCCTGGATGCGTTCTTCCCTGCTGGCACGTACCGTTACTACATCCAGCAATCTTTGATCAGGCACCAGCTTAAAATTCAAACGGGTATCCGCAGTCAGCAGGATGGTTGTATCCATGCGCTGGTAACCGATATAAGAAACCCGTAACCGGATGCTGTCTGCCGGAATGGTGATACTGAAAAAGCCATAATTATTGCTGGTGGTACCTGCCTGGTATTCCGGTACAGCCAGCGATACACCGATCAGTCTTTCTCCCGAGGCCTGATCTTCCACATATCCGCTGAGGGTACCTGGCTGCCGCGGTTTGGGCACAATCAGTATGTTACCGTTCTTCCGCATGAAAGTCATCCTGGTATCTTCCAGTATTTCTTTCAGAATAGTTTCCAGCGGCGTATCCGTATAATGGCGGGCCTTTACAGGAATATTCCGCACACGGGTGTTCTCATAGGAAAGTGCCACTTTACTTTGCTGCTCCAGCATACGCAGCGCTACATCCAATGTGGTAGCAGGGATGGTAATACTCAGGCGGGGATTGTTATCCTGCGCCTGAGTGGTTTGCCAGCTGAAAAGGAAACACAGCAGCATACTTAGGTTAAATGATCGGGACAATACGCTTCCCTTACCGGCACGCCGGTTTGTTATGCAATCCATAAAGTACATAGGTTATTGGCTTACGCCTGTAATGATAACATGATTTCCGTTAATGGTATAGTTCACGCCACTGATCTCGTGCAGCATATCCAGAATCTGCGGCAGCGTTGATGTGG
This DNA window, taken from Chitinophaga niabensis, encodes the following:
- a CDS encoding DUF4249 domain-containing protein, whose translation is MRYLHYIILLCVTTSFLACETGVIIDIPSEANKPVINVLMNKDSVIYARITLSGKLANTNSFPEPKDAIVQLFDNDQLKETLTLRTINYFDYYCSTTKVEAGHTYKVTAAVPGMELAEGTDVIPDSAVIGELKRIEVPINGIDVDNKVILQLHDKAGEKNYYRIRIFGAYGGQTTPNGPFVVTKYGRAAYIKSDDPAYDLFDEGGNEEIFMDDKLFDGRSPRFVFNLESQSQVQYLIVEVSSLTYDSYRYLKTSYLAIRKAENPLTEKVLVFNNIKNGLGVVGGIAMREYVLPN
- a CDS encoding TonB-dependent receptor, which gives rise to MDCITNRRAGKGSVLSRSFNLSMLLCFLFSWQTTQAQDNNPRLSITIPATTLDVALRMLEQQSKVALSYENTRVRNIPVKARHYTDTPLETILKEILEDTRMTFMRKNGNILIVPKPRQPGTLSGYVEDQASGERLIGVSLAVPEYQAGTTSNNYGFFSITIPADSIRLRVSYIGYQRMDTTILLTADTRLNFKLVPDQRLLDVVTVRASREERIQESSQMSMINLPASQIAAMPRFFGEADLLKTLQLLPGVKQGAEGTSALLVRGGTPDQNLILLDGAPLYNPSHLLGIFSTFNTSALKDVTLYKGAFPARYGGRLSSVVDVSTKDGDMRELHGDFTIGLLASQATVEGPIKKDKTSFIVSGRRTYTDLVAKPFIKNSYDREIDKFTMYFYDLNAKVQHVISDKDRLFFSLYHGRDKLRVSEKLEIKIPDNYRRASDFLILWGNTTGTVRWNHVFSKNLFANTMLLGSRYQFKTSTYNENLYQGEMIADKLQLNSGIQDYGAKIDFDYRPRPAHSIRMGSSYMFRIFSPGTIRQRKTENGTVTMDSLSDNRNIHGSEIDLYAEDDWTIHKKFKVNAGLHWSGFLVQGRFYNSLQPRISMRYLLPGDWGLKASYTRMTQYIHLLANNSITLPTDLWVPATKKILPQQADQYAIGIARNVFRNKFEFSVEGYYKRMQNVIEYKEGADYVASSRNETWQEQVTNGTGEAYGLEVLLQKKTGRFTGWMAYTWAWSYRNLPEVNFGKRFPYKYDRRHDLHLVGMYKLRKNIELTGVWTFQSAQPFTIPLAEYETVRDPIRPVNGNYLDNIEYVNGRNNMRIAPFHRLDLGVNFIRHKRNGNIRTWNVSVLNAYNQKNAFFYLLDTYHKERKEAVLTGTTLLPIMPSFSYNLKF